A genomic region of Palaemon carinicauda isolate YSFRI2023 chromosome 11, ASM3689809v2, whole genome shotgun sequence contains the following coding sequences:
- the LOC137649398 gene encoding mucin-5AC-like, which translates to MRRDQEYVGEEVVGDGCSRKKEEGETKEKAIGVYVLQLQLYRDSRDRAKGAATKASLALQNVLALETGFTLDKESYTLGLLCKDVNLVIAFDTRERLLQWQVKMTSTLGEEQQFLVQVLQVPPRSRVSAGPARMHVRDHRFCLTTGTPPRLLAAWSTHDLRRYGVVDGRVVWEGGSRCGRWMGVHVALSDAPHSVTHAIDQAARGLLAQPRSRPPTASGSRAESRTELSWLREVSVMDLSETVSLAASDVNATATSPRDTLPDPLNDSHYSDAHTAPWPPWTRRSSCQSQSVVACSTVSKSGPTLCNSDGEEGAWWAATWARGSWEGMTAPSPTPESLYDHPRPLGNIQHSNMHPCYHQQHRAEQTQSDSSGQNMINPPRVALNPMDNYDIPPPPRVPPTAHYDTPRRLVMCDGSASQIHTCEGPLPGDSGDSVAPSSGVWCEGGLSSAAPGCGQVLGWAGSLVCGRKDDGESAPEQLRVDGQGRMPVVDANTGTILRHPPPPPTPPQHNQPLQQQTTQQPAALYAVVNKRKKTGKPRAPTPPPTPPPTPPHPHPHRDPPTGTAHANYENLQFAASLSLYENVKDVKIASNSLQAGTPINTQPSSLIVKPTTNTSISANITSQLQITSTGTNKTPTSPATGECILAASTDNSKVDPESHYMAMAPRPPAPDPHYLPMGPSQPSAALVPCESLTEDEGESKTLPVSDRSRSMSVAESRCGRSQSVASSNRYIVLAPRRSTSADSRPREAWPSSPATTPTATPTHRQTNTSSLRRRDECLNSEAATDSGCDLRHDSVDTDGVSITPDLSVSTDGEVSTAKPNIISTNTRDSDGVCVLRRSSSVPGKPPANRDSASSSDSGVCESPRAVDRLLTSHCLHASLPRSRRPPHPQNNAPTSHSGVAASCQELGGVTGVVSGGGSSSGSGDAKSTSSGASDMSDYLDTLSLSSSHSSSDHDRLLARSSVNTLRPRSGREYTRLDRHGLCPENKTLPVLGEAPPH; encoded by the exons GTTTTACCCTAGACAAGGAGAGCTACACCCTGGGCCTTCTCTGTAAGGACGTGAACTTGGTCATCGCTTTCGATACCAGAGAACGACTGTTGCAATGGCAGGTGAAAATGACTTCGACGCTCGGAGAAG AGCAACAGTTTCTGGTCCAGGTGCTACAAGTTCCCCCAAGATCCCGCGTATCTGCTGGACCGGCCCGCATGCACGTCCGAGACCACCGCTTCTGTTTGACCACTGGAACGCCCCCGCGATTGTTGGCAGCTTGGTCAACCCACGACCTAAG GCGATATGGTGTAGTGGATGGGCGTGTTGTGTGGGAGGGAGGGTCGCGTTGCGGTAGATGGATGGGCGTGCACGTCGCCCTCTCTGACGCCCCTCATTCCGTGACTCACGCCATTGATCAGGCAGCCCGAGGACTCCTTGCTCAGCCCAGATCCAGACCTCCCACAGCTTCAG GTTCAAGGGCAGAGAGCCGCACAGAGTTGTCATGGTTACGAGAAGTTAGTGTCATGGATCTAAGTGAAACTGTTTCACTGGCAGCTTCTGATGTCAATGCCACAGCTACCTCACCACGAGATACATTGCCTGACCCTCTCAACGACAGCCACTATTCAGATGCCCATACAGCACCTTGGCCACCTTGGACACGGCGATCCTCATGCCAAAGTCAGTCTGTTGTAGCATGTTCTACAGTAAGTAAATCTGGCCCAACTCTATGTAACTCTGATGGAGAAGAGGGTGCCTGGTGGGCGGCTACATGGGCGCGGGGATCGTGGGAGGGCATGactgccccctcccccacaccggAGTCCCTGTACGATCACCCGCGCCCTTTAGGTAATATCCAGCATTCAAACATGCATCCATGCTATCATCAGCAACACAGAGCAGAACAGACTCAGTCAGATTCTAGTGGTCAAAATATGATAAACCCACCTCGTGTAGCCCTTAATCCAATGGATAATTATGATATTCCACCACCTCCACGAGTACCCCCTACTGCTCATTATGACACTCCAAGGCGACTAGTCATGTGTGATGGAAGTGCATCACAGATCCACACTTGTGAAGGACCTCTTCCGGGGGACTCGGGAGATAGTGTAGCACCATCATCTGGGGTGTGGTGTGAAGGTGGGTTGTCATCAGCTGCTCCTGGTTGTGGCCAGGTTCTTGGTTGGGCTGGATCTTTAGTTTGTGGGAGGAAAGATGATGGAGAATCAGCACCAGAACAGCTGAGAGTAGATGGACAGGGTCGAATGCCTGTTGTTGACGCAAATACAGGCACAATATTGCGCCATCCACCACCTCCACCAACGCCACCACAACATAATCAGCCCTTGCAACAACAAACAACACAACAACCAGCAGCACTCTATGCTGTcgtcaataaaagaaaaaagactGGGAAGCCTAGAGCACCTACACCTCCCCCAACACCCCCTCCAACACCTCCCCATCCCCATCCCCATCGTGACCCTCCCACAGGCACTGCTCATGCTAATTATGAAAACCTACAATTTGCTGCCAGTTTGTCTctttatgaaaatgtaaaagaCGTGAAAATTGCATCAAATTCTTTACAGGCTGGTACCCCAATCAATACCCAACCTTCTTCCTTAATTGTTAAACCTACAACCAATACCTCGATTTCTGCAAACATTACTTCTCAGTTACAGATTACCTCGACTGGCACCAACAAAACTCCTACCTCGCCTGCAACAGGGGAATGTATTTTAGCAGCTTCAACTGATAATTCAAAAGTGGACCCTGAAAGCCACTACATGGCAATGGCACCCCGACCACCCGCCCCGGATCCCCACTACCTCCCTATGGGACCCTCTCAACCTTCTGCAGCATTGGTGCCTTGTGAATCACTCACAGAAGATGAAGGGGAATCTAAAACTCTACCTGTCAGTGATCGCAGTCGCTCTATGAGTGTAGCAGAGAGTAGATGTGGTCGATCCCAGTCTGTGGCAAGCAGTAATAGATACATTGTCCTTGCCCCAAGGCGATCAACCTCAGCAGATTCTCGGCCTAGGGAAGCTTGGCCCTCATCACCAGCCACAACACCAACTGCAACACCAACTCACAGACAAACAAATACCTCCTCTTTGAGGAGAAGGGATGAATGTCTCAATTCTGAAGCTGCAACAGATAGTGGGTGTGATTTACGCCATGATAGTGTAGATACAGACGGAGTAAGCATAACTCCTGACTTGAGCGTGAGCACTGATGGAGAAGTCAGTACAGCCAAACCTAATATAATATCAACTAACACTAGAGATTCAGATGGTGTTTGTGTATTGCGTCGATCATCATCTGTACCTGGAAAACCACCAGCTAATCGGGATTCTGCTTCTAGTAGTGATTCTGGTGTATGTGAGTCACCAAGAGCTGTGGACCGTTTGCTCACATCACATTGTTTACATGCATCTCTGCCGCGATCAAGACGTCCACCTCATCCTCAAAATAATGCACCCACATCACATTCAG GTGTAGCAGCATCTTGTCAGGAGCTGGGAGGTGTTACTGGAGTTGTCAGtggtggaggtagcagcagtggtaGTGGTGATGCTAAATCCACATCTTCTGGAGCCTCTGACATGAGTGACTACCTCGACACTCTAAGTCTGTCATCTTCTCATTCTTCATCTGATCATGACAG ACTACTGGCTCGATCTTCTGTTAACACGCTAAGGCCTCGTTCAGGACGAGAGTACACAAGACTTGATCGTCATGGCCTTTGTCCTGAAAACAAG ACATTACCAGTTTTGGGTGAAGCGCCTCCACACTGA